One part of the Glycine soja cultivar W05 chromosome 11, ASM419377v2, whole genome shotgun sequence genome encodes these proteins:
- the LOC114375454 gene encoding tubby-like F-box protein 3: MGLIRSMRSRSQRVVQEQEAAECVGVVVGDSMRQSCWANMPQELLREVLLRIEASEDTWPPRKSVVSCAGVCRSWRHITKDIVKTPELSSKITFPISVKQPGPRENLLRCFIKRNRSTQTYYLFLSLTSTLAEDGKFLLAARKCRRPTCTDYIISLDADDMSKGSNSYVGKLRSNFLGTKFTIYDSQLPHTGAKIMKSRSTRLVNLKQVSPKVPTGNYPVAHISYELNVLGSRGPRRMHCVMDSIPATAIEPGGVAPTQTEFSLNNIDMFPSFPFFRSKSNRVENSMSGPLVDQKDGMLVLKNKAPRWHEQLQCWCLNFHGRVTIASVKNFQLVASAENGPAGPEHDKIILQFGKVGKDLFTMDYRYPISAFQAFAICLSSFDTKIACE; this comes from the exons ATGGGCCTAATCAGAAGCATGAGATCGCGGTCACAGCGTGTGGTGCAGGAGCAAGAAGCTGCTGAGTGTGTCGGTGTCGTCGTCGGCGACAGCATGCGACAGAGTTGTTGGGCCAACATGCCCCAAGAGCTTCTCCGAGAGGTCCTCCTCCGAATCGAGGCCTCCGAGGACACGTGGCCGCCGCGGAAGAGCGTCGTCTCCTGCGCCGGCGTCTGCCGCAGCTGGAGACATATCACCAAAGACATTGTCAAAACGCCCGAACTCTCCTCCAAGATCACCTTCCCCATTTCTGTTAAACAG CCTGGCCCAAGGGAGAATCTCCTACGGTGCTTTATAAAGCGCAACCGGTCCACCCAAACATACTATTTGTTTCTCAGTTTAACCAGTA CGCTAGCTGAAGATGGGAAGTTCCTTCTTGCTGCACGCAAATGCAGACGTCCAACCTGCACAGATTATATCATCTCTCTTGACGCAGATGATATGTCAAAGGGAAGCAACTCCTATGTTGGGAAACTAAG ATCAAACTTTCTTGGAACAAAGTTCACAATCTATGATAGCCAGCTGCCTCATACAGGAGCAAAGATTATGAAAAGTCGCTCCACAAGGCTGGTGAATCTAAAGCAAGTTTCACCCAAGGTTCCTACAGGCAACTATCCAGTGGCCCATATTTCATATGAATTGAATGTGCTAGGCTCAAG GGGTCCTAGGAGAATGCATTGTGTCATGGATTCCATTCCTGCCACTGCAATTGAACCTGGAGGTGTAGCACCTACACAGACTGAGttttctcttaacaacatagacATGTTTCCTTCATTCCCCTTTTTTCGATCAAAATCAAATCGTGTGGAAAATTCCATGTCTGGACCATTGGTTGATCAAAAGGATGGGATGCTAGTGTTGAAAAACAAGGCCCCTAGGTGGCATGAGCAGCTGCAATGTTGGTGCCTGAACTTTCATGGACGGGTGACAATTGCCTCAGTTAAAAACTTTCAGCTGGTGGCTTCTGCAGAAAACGGACCTGCTGGACCAGAACACGATAAGATCATCCTCCAATTTGGAAAAGTTGGGAAGGATTTGTTTACAATGGATTACCGGTACCCTATCTCGGCATTTCAGGCATTTGCAATCTGCCTCAGCAGTTTTGATACCAAGATTGCTTGTGAATGA
- the LOC114375567 gene encoding inactive beta-amylase 9-like, whose amino-acid sequence MEVSVIGSSQAKLGASELASREVGFCNLKNNLKVLNGRVSFGRNNIRWEKAGISFTLRALQTEPVREEKKPSGIGTRSKTVDGVRLFVGLPLDAVSYDCKSINHARAIAAGLKALKLLGVEGVELPIWWGIVEKDAMGQYDWSGYLAIAEMVQKVGLKLHVSLCFHGSKKPNIPLPKWVSQIGESQPSIFFTDKSGQHYKECLSLAVDNLPVLDGKTPVQVYQSFCESFKSSFSPFMGSTIMSISMGLGPDGELRYPSHPQLPSNGKTQGAGEFQCYDQNMLSFLKQHAEASGNPLWGLGGPHDAPTYDQPPYNGFFNDGASWESTYGDFFLSWYSNQLIAHGDCLLSLASSTFGDSGVTIYGKLPLMHSWYGTRSHPSELTAGFYNTANRDGYEPVAQMFARNSCKIILPGMDLSDANQPEENHSSPELLLAQVMAACKKYEVKVSGQNSSESGVPGGFEQIKKNLSGDNVLDLFTYHRMGASFFSPEHFPLFTEFVRSLKQPELHSDDLPAKEEEGAESAMDMSHESSVSMQAA is encoded by the exons ATGGAGGTTTCGGTGATTGGAAGCTCACAAGCGAAGCTGGGCGCGTCTGAATTGGCTTCTAGGGAAGTTGGATTTTGTAATCTGAAGAACAATTTAAAGGTTTTGAATGGTAGAGTTagttttggtaggaataatatACGGTGGGAGAAGGCTGGGATTAGTTTCACTTTGAGGGCTCTTCAGACTGAACCTGTTAGAGAGGAGAAGAAGCCTTCTGGGATTGGAACAAGATCCAAAACG GTAGATGGTGTAAGATTATTTGTGGGGCTTCCCCTAGATGCAGTTTCTTATGACTGCAAGTCAATAAACCATGCTAGAGCAATTGCAGCTGGCCTAAAAGCTTTGAAGCTCTTAGGAGTTGAAGGTGTTGAGCTCCCTATTTGGTGGGGAATTGTTGAGAAAGATGCCATGGGACAATATGACTGGTCAGGCTATCTTGCTATTGCTGAGATGGTCCAGAAAGTTGGTCTCAAGCTCCATGTTTCTCTTTGCTTTCATGGGTCTAAGAAACCAAATATCCCTCTACCTAAATGGGTATCCCAAATTGGTGAATCTCAACCCAGCATTTTCTTCACAGATAAGTCAGGACAGCATTATAAAGAATGCTTGTCCCTGGCAGTTGATAATCTTCCTGTTCTTGATGGGAAGACTCCAGTCCAAGTGTACCAGAGTTTCTGTGAGAGCTTCAAGTCTTCATTCTCTCCATTCATGGGCTCTACGATCATG AGCATTTCCATGGGTTTAGGACCGGATGGTGAGCTACGTTATCCATCTCACCCCCAGCTGCCGAGTAATGGAAAAACTCAAGGTGCTGGGGAATTCCAGTGTTATGACCAAAACATGCTCAGCTTTCTCAAGCAACATGCTGAAGCATCTGGAAATCCTCTGTGGGGGCTTGGTGGTCCTCATGATGCACCTACCTATGACCAGCCCCCATACAATGGCTTCTTCAATGATGGGGCTTCTTGGGAGTCCACATATGGGGACTTCTTCCTCTCTTGGTATTCCAATCAGCTCATAGCTCATGGAGATTGCCTCCTTTCATTGGCATCTTCAACTTTTGGTGACTCTGGGGTGACAATCTATGGAAAACTCCCACTTATGCACTCTTGGTATGGGACTCGATCCCATCCTTCAGAGCTAACTGCAGGGTTCTATAACACAGCTAACAGGGATGGCTATGAACCGGTTGCACAGATGTTTGCTCGGAACTCGTGCAAAATTATATTACCCGGCATGGACCTTTCGGATGCAAACCAACCAGAGGAAAACCATTCAAGCCCTGAGTTGCTACTTGCACAAGTTATGGCAGCTTGCAAAAAGTATGAGGTGAAGGTTTCAGGTCAAAATTCTTCTGAGTCTGGTGTTCCAGGTGGTTTTGAACAAATAAAGAAGAATCTATCTGGAGATAATGTATTGGATTTGTTCACATATCATAGAATGGGAGCATCTTTCTTTTCTCCAGAGCATTTTCCTTTGTTCACCGAGTTTGTCCGGAGCCTTAAGCAACCTGAACTGCATTCAGATGATCTACCGGCCAAGGAGGAAGAAGGCGCCGAATCTGCCATGGATATGAGCCATGAATCAAGTGTGAGCATGCAAGCAGCCTAA
- the LOC114375662 gene encoding classical arabinogalactan protein 9-like isoform X2: MDFVTPYLLGCFYIVCCCWLLQDCFGASPEPPPIPVAPPQAPPPPVSGPPGPLSLPPSLAPDPFRPPGTPIGPPNWASDGPPGSSSGTPPSY, translated from the exons atgGACTTTGTAACACCATATCTTCTTGGTTG TTTCTACATAGTCTGCTGTTGCTGGTTGCTACAAGACTGTTTTGGTGCATCACCTGAACCACCACCAATTCCAGTGGCCCCACCACAAGCTCCGCCTCCACCTGTGTCTGGCCCACCCGGACCTCTCAGTTTGCCGCCATCACTAGCTCCTGATCCTTTTCGGCCTCCTGGCACTCCAATTGGGCCTCCCAATTGGGCTTCCGATGGGCCTCCTGGTAGCTCATCAGGGACTCCACCGTcttattaa
- the LOC114375662 gene encoding classical arabinogalactan protein 9-like isoform X1 — translation MSPPPPEGPGPQDYSGSWPGPPSLLGNFFNGLCNTISSCFYIVCCCWLLQDCFGASPEPPPIPVAPPQAPPPPVSGPPGPLSLPPSLAPDPFRPPGTPIGPPNWASDGPPGSSSGTPPSY, via the exons ATGAGTCCACCACCCCCTGAAGGACCTGGGCCTCAGGATTATTCAGGTTCATGGCCCGGACCACCTTCCcttcttggcaatttcttcaatgGACTTTGTAACACCATATCTTCTTG TTTCTACATAGTCTGCTGTTGCTGGTTGCTACAAGACTGTTTTGGTGCATCACCTGAACCACCACCAATTCCAGTGGCCCCACCACAAGCTCCGCCTCCACCTGTGTCTGGCCCACCCGGACCTCTCAGTTTGCCGCCATCACTAGCTCCTGATCCTTTTCGGCCTCCTGGCACTCCAATTGGGCCTCCCAATTGGGCTTCCGATGGGCCTCCTGGTAGCTCATCAGGGACTCCACCGTcttattaa
- the LOC114376469 gene encoding probable serine/threonine-protein kinase At1g54610, translating into MGCAFGREASREERREEVREAKAEEGRGEVVENENIEKEGGREERRARTRGERRRSSKPNPRLSNPPNHVHGEQVAAGWPSWLSKVAGEAINGLTPRRADTFEKIDKIGQGTYSNVYKARDTLTGKIVALKKVRFDNLEPESVKFMAREILILRRLDHPNVIKLEGLVTSRMSCSLYLVFEYMVHDLAGLATNPAIKFTESQVKCYMHQLFSGLEHCHNRHVLHRDIKGSNLLIDNDGILKIGDFGLASFFDPNHKHPMTSRVVTLWYRPPELLLGATEYSVGVDLWSAGCILAELLAGKPIMPGRTEVEQLHKIFKLCGSPSDEYWKKSKLPHATIFKPQHSYKRCIAETFKDFPPSSLPLIDTLLAIDPDERLTATAALHSEFFTTKPYACEPSSLPKYPPSKEMDAKLRDEEARRLRAAGKANADGVKKSRPRERVGRGVPVPEANAELQANIDRRRLITHANAKSKSEKFPPPHQDGALGYPLGSSHHMDPVFDPPDVPFSSTNLSQPKANIQTWSGPLVDPSGVGVPRRKKKHGK; encoded by the exons ATGGGGTGTGCGTTTGGGAGAGAGGCTTCGAGGGAGGAGAGGAGAGAGGAAGTGAGAGAGGCAAAAGCTGAGGAGGGTAGAGGAGAGGTTGTTGAGAATGAGAACATTGAGAAGGAGGGTGGAAGAGAGGAGAGGAGGGCAAGGACAAGGGGAGAGAGAAGGCGATCTTCGAAGCCGAATCCGAGGTTGAGCAATCCTCCTAACCATGTTCACGGTGAGCAGGTTGCTGCAGGGTGGCCCTCTTGGCTCTCTAAGGTTGCTGGTGAAGCTATCAATGGATTGACCCCTCGGAGGGCCGACACTTTTGAGAAGATTGATAAG ATCGGGCAAGGTACATACAGCAATGTTTACAAAGCTAGGGATACTTTAACGGGGAAAATTGTTGCTCTAAAGAAGGTCCGTTTTGACAATTTAGAGCCTGAGAGTGTTAAGTTCATGGCCAGAGAGATTTTGATTCTCCGTCGTTTGGATCATCCCAATGTCATCAAACTGGAAGGCTTAGTGACATCTAGAATGTCATGCAGTTTATATCTTGTGTTTGAATACATGGTGCATGATCTGGCTGGACTTGCCACAAACCCAGCAATCAAGTTCACAGAGTCTCAG GTAAAATGTTACATGCATCAGCTATTTTCTGGACTGGAGCATTGTCACAACCGTCATGTGCTGCATCGTGATATAAAGGGCTCAAACCTTCTTATTGACAATGACGGAATTCTCAAGATTGGGGATTTTGGATTAGCTTCCTTCTTTGATCCTAATCACAAGCACCCTATGACCAGTAGAGTGGTTACATTATGGTATCGACCTCCAGAGCTTCTTCTTGGGGCCACTGAATATAGTGTAGGAGTAGACCTCTGGAGTGCTGGCTGCATTCTTGCTGAATTATTGGCTGGAAAGCCTATTATGCCTGGTCGAACAGAG GTAGAGCAGCTACACAAGATATTCAAACTATGTGGTTCTCCTTCTGACGAATATTGGAAAAAGTCAAAGTTGCCACATGCTACCATTTTTAAGCCCCAACATTCATACAAGCGATGCATTGCAGAGACATTTAAAGATTTTCCTCCATCTTCTCTGCCACTTATTGATACCCTTCTAGCAATTGATCCAGATGAACGTTTGACTGCCACTGCTGCATTGCATAGTGAA TTCTTTACAACAAAACCATATGCTTGTGAGCCCTCTAGCCTTCCAAAATATCCTCCCAGCAAGGAGATGGATGCAAAGCTACGGGATGAAGAAGCTAGAAG ATTGAGAGCAGCTGGTAAAGCTAATGCTGATGGTGTCAAGAAATCTCGTCCACGTGAGCGAGTTGGGAGGGGAGTTCCAGTTCCAGAGGCCAATGCTGAACTGCAAGCAAATATTGAT AGACGGCGGCTGATCACACATGCAAATGCTAAGAGCAAGAGTGAGAAGTTTCCTCCTCCCCACCAAGATGGAGCTCTAGGCTATCCTTTGGGTTCTTCACATCACATGGATCCAGTTTTTGATCCCCCTGATGTTCCATTTAGTTCTACAAACTTATCACAACCTAAAGCAAATATCCAAACCTGGTCTGGCCCGTTGGTAGATCCTTCTGGTGTGGGTGTGCCgaggagaaagaagaaacatGGCAAGTGA